TTGCCGTCTTTTTCTTTAGCATCACAGCTTGGGTTTTGATGAATATGAAAGCCATGTAACCCGTGTGTTAACCCCGTTAAATGTGGGGTAAAGACTAAACCATAAGGAGATTCGGTGATCGTTACAACCCCCACATCTTTATTGCCTTTTTCAAGGTCGAGCTGCTGAATTTTCACTTCAATTTTTGCCATATCATTAGCCATTGCGGGCATAGAAAGACCTAAAACGGCGGTTAAAGCGAAAGCTAATGTTTTGATTTTCATAACCATTTCCTCTAGTTTGTGGATTGAACAAATTCTTCGATGTTTTGGGCAACTTTATTGACTAAAGTGGTCACAGCAGAGTCACTCGCCCACGCAATATGTGGTGTAATCAACAAGTTCGGCAAACGTTTTGCCGCTTGCATCAGAGGATTATCTTTTTCTGGTGGCTCTTTTACAAGCACATCTAATGCTGCCCCTGCAATAATCCCATTTTCTAACGCATTCAACAAAGCCGCTTCATCAACTAAAGGCCCACGCCCCGTGTTGATTAAATAAGCGGTTGGTTTCATCATTGCTAAGGTTTCCGCATTGATCAAATTTTGAGTGGTTTCGGTGAGCGGGCAGTGCAGCGTGACAATATCTGCTTGCTTCAACACATCTTCAAATGACGTATAGCCATCACGCACTTGAGTGGCATTGCGATGTTCTGCATAAAGCACTTTCATACCTAATAATTCCGCTAAACGCCCGACTTCTGTCCCTAAACAGCCCTTGCCAAACACGCCTAAAGTTGCACCACGCACATCCGTAATCGGATAATCGGTGTAGCAGAATTGCCCGCAAGTTGCCCAACGATCTGACGTGATTTGATCACGATGATAGCCAATTAAACTATGTTTTAACGCAAAAATCATACCTAAAACGTGTTCAGGCACGGTAACACTGGAATAACCCGTGACATTTTTCACTGCAATACCAAGCTCTTTGGCAGCGACTAAATCCACGTTATTTGTGCCTGTGGCGGTAATCGCAATCAGTTTCAGCTTTGGCAGTTTTTCCATCAATGCACGGTTAAACACCACTTTACTCGTGACCACGATGTCAGCATCTTTGGCTCGCTCAAAAGTTTCATCCGCAGAGGTTCGATCATATTCCACCCAATTATGTGGAAAACTTGGGCGAGGAATATTATGGCTGGCGGGAATGCCTGTGCGGTCTAGGAAAACAATATTCATTTTTTCTCCTTTTCTATGTAAAATATGCTTATTTAGTATAGCAGACCTGCTTTATTCTTACATAAAAATCTACACCACATGAAACATATTCTTATTGACTTTGAAAATATTCAACCGACTTCCGAAGACTTGAAACCTTATCCAGAAGATTCTCATATTTGGTTATTTTTAGGAAAAAATCAAAAAACCTTATCTATTGAATTTTGTGAAGCATTATGTCGATTTGGGAAAAATGTTCATTTTCGCCAAATGAGTAAAATAGGAAAAAATGCTCTTGATTTTTACTTGTCATTTTATATTGGTTATATTACAGGCGTTGATGATGATCCCCAAATTGATATTTTTTCCCACGATGGGGGATATGATCTTCTTCTCCAACATTTATCTGAAAATAAATATAATGTTCAAGTGACAAGGAAAACTCTCAAAAATATTACAGACTCCTCTTTAGAACTGCTTGAAGATAAAAAAGATACAAATATTGAACAAGTAGAAAAACATAAAGATCCGAATTTCCTTCTCTCTTGCCAACGCAAAATTGGGGCTTATTTTATGGAGAATCAACCAATTTCATTCTTCAAAGAAACATTTCTAACTGAAACTGGCATTAGTTTATTAAGAAATGATTTAAGCAATATTGCACCAGATATGCAAAAACAAATAATCATACAAACGATAGAAAACTTAAAGAAAAAAGGGCTCATCAAAGAAAAATCACAAAATCAAGAAATAATATACCGCTCTGCAAACAAAGAAGAAATTATTGAAGATACTATTTTATACTTTGAAAAAAGTAATTCAAAACCTTCTACACCAGAAAAAATGAGAAATGTGATTATTTCTAGACTACGAAGCTACTGCATAAGTGAAAATAACGTTGCTAAAGAATATTTTTCTACTATCTATAATAGGATGAAAAGTAAAAAAATCATTAGAGAGGTCAATAATAAAATAGAGTTTGCACCATTTAGCACAAAAGAAATTAATCCTATAAAGGAAGACTCACTTGAAAAAATCATAAAAATAATGAAAAAATGGAGAAACAAGCCAAGTAACACATTAAAATTAAATAACGCATTAAAATCGCATTTAAAAATTAAAAATGAAGATTCTCAAGAGATAATTCAACAATTAAATCAACAAAAGATAATTTGTATTGATTCTAAAAATAAAATCCAATATTTGATTTAAGTAAGTATCTAAGCGGTCAGATTTGCAAAACGTTTTGCTGATCTGACCGCTTGTTGATTAGTTAGAGGTGTCTAATTCAGGGAACGATTTCACCAAATCATCAATCGCTTTCATTTGGCTGATGAAACCTTCTAATGCCGATAATGGCAAGGCGGAAGGACCATCGCATTTGGCGTTGTTTGGATCTGGGTGAGCTTCTAAGAACAAGCCTGCCAAGCCAACTGCCATCCCCGAGCGAGCGAGTTCGGTCACTTGTGAGCGACGACCGCTTGATGCGGCCCCGAATGGATCACGACATTGCAGCGAGTGGGTCACATCAAAAATCACTGGGCAGCCTTTGGAGACTTTCTTCATAATACTAAAGCCCAACATATCCACCACTAAGTTATCATAGCCGAAGTTGGTGCCGCGATCGCATAAAATCACTTTATCGTTACCGCACTCTTCAATTTTTTCCACGATATTCCCCATTTGACTAGGGCTTAAAAATTGCGGTTTTTTCACGTTAATCACTGCCCCCGTACGAGCCATCGCTTCCACTAAATCCGTCTGGCGAGCCAAAAACGCAGGCAGTTGGATAATATCCACAACGTCTGCAACAGGCTGACATTGATAAATTTCGTGTACATCGGTGATGATTTTCACGCCAAATTGATCTTTCAATTCTTGGAAAATTTTCAACCCTTGCTCCATTCCTGGCCCACGATAAGAGTGAATCGATGAACGATTCGCTTTGTCAAAAGAGGCTTTGAAAACGTATGGCACACCGAGTTTTTGCGTGACTTCGACATATTTTTCACACACCGCCATTGCCATATCACGACTTTCTAGCACGTTCATTCCGCCAAAAAGCACAAAAGGTTTGTCGTTCGCAATTCCAATATTGCCAAGTTGAATGGTTTTGTTCATTCTCTTTTTCCTTTTATTAACAGTTGTAGGGTGGGGTCTTGGCCCACCAAAAATAACCAATAGTGAAGTAAGCTCCACCTTACTTTAATTTAATGAAACACACTCGCCTTGCTCTGTTTTTCAAGGCTGGAAATTTCGAGTTTGAGCATCATTGCGGAAGGATCATCAGGGCATTGATCGATGAAATAGCTCAAATCATCGTAAGCGGCTTGGTAGCAATCCATACTGGCGAGCACCATTCCTCGATCACGAATTTCATACGGGTCTTCAGGGGTGAAGATCAAACGATATTCAATCAAACGCAAGGCTTCGGAGTATTTGCCTTCACGGGTGAGTGCCATTTTAAACACCGTTTCGAGCCGCTCAAGCAATTCATCTTGCTCGGCGATACGTAAAAATTCACGGTGTAATTCCGCCCCGTACCCCATTTCGCCTTCGATCCATTTTTGCATTTTGTCGAAGCTTAAATCGGAACCGTCCCAAGGGTTAATAAACCGTACCACTTTGCGTCCATTTTCAGCGATAAATTCGGTTCGAATCACTAACTGCGTAGGGAAATTGACAGGATAGAGTGGCAAATCCAACACCGCAGCCAAATACAACATCACCGCCCCAAGTGAAACTGGCATACCACTTTTTCGGCGTAACACTTTGTTTAATAACAAATTTTCTGTATAGAAATACGCTTCGTAATGGCAAGCAAAGCCCTGCTCTTGATAGAGAAATTGCACGAGCTGATTGATGCGTTGCTCGTCCGTTTCGCCATTCACTGCATACTTTGCCTTTTTGACCAACGCCGACATCAGCCCAAAAATCTGTGGCTCGCTGATGCTGTCATCGGTCATTGTGGTTAAGCGAAGCAGCTCTTGGTACAAGAATCGCTGCAAATTGATTCGCTGTTTTTTGGTTAAAGAAAAAGGTTGAATTATGTCGTCCATATTGCCCACGTTACTCTGTCATTACCGCCATAATCTTTAACGGTTTCAATATTATCCCATTGATTTTGTGTGAATTTTTTCTGAACCCAAGCCGCTTGTTGCCAGCCGTGTTCCAACATTAACGCCCCATTATAACGCAAATAAAACGGTGCGTTTTCAATGATTTTTTGCAAATCCGCCATGCCTTGCTCGCCCGCCACCAACGCAGAAAGCGGCTCAAATCGCACATCACCAACTTGCAGATTTTCATCGTTTTCATCGATGTAAGGTGGATTACTCACAATGAGATCGAACTGCTGATTTTTCAAGGCATCGAACCAATCGCTCTGCAGAAACCGCACATTGTTGAAACCGAGAGCTTGGCGATTCCGCTCCGCCAACGCCACCGCTTCAGGTTCTTTATCGACCCCAATAATCACTGCTCGTTCACCCAATTCACTCGCCAACGCCAAAGCAATCGCCCCCGTGCCTGTGCCGAGATCGAGAATTTGCAAAACTTTCGCAGGATCTGACCGCTTGTTCGTCCAATCTAACGCTAACTCGACTAACCGCTCCGTGTCAGGGCGAGGGATCAGCGTTGCCGTCGAAACCGCCAACGGTAACGACCAAAACTCTTTCTCACCCAAAATATACGCCATCGGTTCACCTTTCGCACGACGAACCAATAACGCAGCCAACTGTTTAAGTTCGTTCTCGTTCAACAAGGTTTCAGGAAAGGCAAAAATTGCCGATTTTGACCGTTTTGTCACCGCTTGCAGCAGCAAATTAGCGTCAAATTTCGCATTTAAAAACGGATCCTTTTCGCCCATTTCAAGCAACGTCTGCTCGGCAAACGCTAGCCATTGGTGGTAGGTTTTCGGGTGAACTTTTACCGCCCGAAACCGCTCGCAAACTAACTCAAATTCAGCAGTAACCTGCCCATTTTCCACGCCTTGCAAGCGGTCAGTTTCTGCGGAAATTTTACCAATCACATCATTAAAAAATTGCAGATGGGCAGCTTTCCAATAGGCAAAATCACCTTCCCCTTCGGCTAACGCAAAAGCTTCTGGCACTCGCCCAAACTGCTCGAAAAAGACGTCCGTTAACGTAATATCCACCAACGGATGATTTTGACTATCTAAAATGGTTTGAATGCCGCCATCTACTTGCGGAAATGGTGCATTTTCCAATACATAGAAAAGTTTGCCCGAACACGTTGCGGTTTTCTCACCCGCTATGACCAGTGCAGCGAGATAATTTGGCGTTACGCCGAATTGCCATTGGATTGTGTCGTTCATTATCCTGCCTTACAAGCGGTTAGTTTTTAACAAAGTTTTGCAAATGCCCAAACTGAGAAACGGCATAAAGGGGTAAATTGGTGAGCCAGCTTTCTTGACGATAGTCCGACATAGAAAGGCGTAACGCCAACGGTGGTTGGAATTGATCGCAGTAAGATTTTAAACTTTTCGCTTTTAAATTTTCTTCAGCTTTCACTTCAATTGGTACAATATCTTGTTGATATTGCACCACAAAATCGACTTCCGCCGTACCTTTTTCCGTTGCCCAATAAAAAATTGGATGATTTTGTTGGGTAATCAGTTGCTGCAAAACATATTGCTCTGTTAAAGCTCCTTTAAACTCCGTAAAAAGTCGGTTACCATCAAGCAAAACTATCGGATCTAAACGGCTTTTTGCCGCAAGTAATCCCACATCTAAACAAAATAATTTAAACGCATTATCTTGATAAGCCGTTAAAGGTAAATGAGGTTTTTTAATCCGATAAACAGGATGCACTAAGCCGCTATCTTTTAACCATTGCAAAGCCAGTTCGTAATCTTTTGCTCTTGCCCCTTTTTGCAATTGGTTAAACACAAATTTTTTGTTTTCTCGAGCTAACTGTTGCGGAATTTCCCCCCAAACTGTTCGCACTTTGCTGACTAAACGTGAATCATCAATGTGTTTAGAAAAATCCTGCTCATAAGCATTTAATAGATTATTTTGGATCTCCCGAACTTCTTCGATATTTTGATTTTCAGCAAACGCTTTCACCGCTTCGGGCATACCGCCAACAAAGTAATATTGTCTCAGTAAGTCAATATAGTGAGATTTCATACTTTGAATAAGCTGCCAATCTTGCGATACGAGCAGATCACACAAGGATTTTTTGCCCATTGCCAATAAAAATTCAATAAAGTTCATTGGATACAAGTGGAGAAAATCGACTTTGCCAACGGGGAATGAAACTTGATAATGTAAAGAAACGCCAAGCAAAGATCCTGCCGCCATAATGTAGTATTGCGGGGCATTCTCATAAAAATATTTTAAAGAAGAAAGTGCCTGAGGAACCTCTTGGATCTCATCAAAAATAATCAGCGTATTTTCAGCTTCAATCTCTACGCCAGTTTCAATTTTTAGCCCTAAAATTAGCCGCTCAATATTAAAATCTTGGCTAAATAAGGTTTGCATTCGAGGATTGTGATCAAAATTAACATAAGCCACCTTATCAAATGCTCTCTCACCAAAAGATTTCATTGCCCACGTTTTCCCAACCTGCCTTGCCCCTTGAATAACAAGCGGCTTACGATTTCTCTTGGTCTTCCACTGTGCTAATGCGGTTAAAATTGTACGTTCCATTTTGCTCTCTTTTATCTAAAAGTCCTTGCTATTATAAATAGAATTACCTTTTTACCAAGGAAAAAAAGAGAAAAATCACATTTTTTCAAAGGAAAAAGAGTGATATACACTGCATTTTTCA
The nucleotide sequence above comes from Pasteurellaceae bacterium Orientalotternb1. Encoded proteins:
- a CDS encoding ATPase, which gives rise to MERTILTALAQWKTKRNRKPLVIQGARQVGKTWAMKSFGERAFDKVAYVNFDHNPRMQTLFSQDFNIERLILGLKIETGVEIEAENTLIIFDEIQEVPQALSSLKYFYENAPQYYIMAAGSLLGVSLHYQVSFPVGKVDFLHLYPMNFIEFLLAMGKKSLCDLLVSQDWQLIQSMKSHYIDLLRQYYFVGGMPEAVKAFAENQNIEEVREIQNNLLNAYEQDFSKHIDDSRLVSKVRTVWGEIPQQLARENKKFVFNQLQKGARAKDYELALQWLKDSGLVHPVYRIKKPHLPLTAYQDNAFKLFCLDVGLLAAKSRLDPIVLLDGNRLFTEFKGALTEQYVLQQLITQQNHPIFYWATEKGTAEVDFVVQYQQDIVPIEVKAEENLKAKSLKSYCDQFQPPLALRLSMSDYRQESWLTNLPLYAVSQFGHLQNFVKN
- a CDS encoding protein-(glutamine-N5) methyltransferase, release factor-specific gives rise to the protein MGEKDPFLNAKFDANLLLQAVTKRSKSAIFAFPETLLNENELKQLAALLVRRAKGEPMAYILGEKEFWSLPLAVSTATLIPRPDTERLVELALDWTNKRSDPAKVLQILDLGTGTGAIALALASELGERAVIIGVDKEPEAVALAERNRQALGFNNVRFLQSDWFDALKNQQFDLIVSNPPYIDENDENLQVGDVRFEPLSALVAGEQGMADLQKIIENAPFYLRYNGALMLEHGWQQAAWVQKKFTQNQWDNIETVKDYGGNDRVTWAIWTT
- a CDS encoding 3-deoxy-8-phosphooctulonate synthase; this translates as MNKTIQLGNIGIANDKPFVLFGGMNVLESRDMAMAVCEKYVEVTQKLGVPYVFKASFDKANRSSIHSYRGPGMEQGLKIFQELKDQFGVKIITDVHEIYQCQPVADVVDIIQLPAFLARQTDLVEAMARTGAVINVKKPQFLSPSQMGNIVEKIEECGNDKVILCDRGTNFGYDNLVVDMLGFSIMKKVSKGCPVIFDVTHSLQCRDPFGAASSGRRSQVTELARSGMAVGLAGLFLEAHPDPNNAKCDGPSALPLSALEGFISQMKAIDDLVKSFPELDTSN
- a CDS encoding glycerate dehydrogenase (Catalyzes the reduction of hydroxypyruvate to form D-glycerate, using NADH as an electron donor) yields the protein MNIVFLDRTGIPASHNIPRPSFPHNWVEYDRTSADETFERAKDADIVVTSKVVFNRALMEKLPKLKLIAITATGTNNVDLVAAKELGIAVKNVTGYSSVTVPEHVLGMIFALKHSLIGYHRDQITSDRWATCGQFCYTDYPITDVRGATLGVFGKGCLGTEVGRLAELLGMKVLYAEHRNATQVRDGYTSFEDVLKQADIVTLHCPLTETTQNLINAETLAMMKPTAYLINTGRGPLVDEAALLNALENGIIAGAALDVLVKEPPEKDNPLMQAAKRLPNLLITPHIAWASDSAVTTLVNKVAQNIEEFVQSTN